A genomic window from Salvia miltiorrhiza cultivar Shanhuang (shh) chromosome 5, IMPLAD_Smil_shh, whole genome shotgun sequence includes:
- the LOC131024345 gene encoding septum-promoting GTP-binding protein 1-like — protein MTIQKFHDSTGKMTRFYRKIIHVNIRWSIVEKFTVLRRFFRIIWERILVCSVRMPNAGYRRLSTTSNSSSSSSMEATDSGFGNSDDHGATTSSSGGYDSDSDLVSLKISILGDCEIGKTTFVIKYVGDEEEKKSLRMKGLNLMDKTLHIRGARIAFRIWDVGGDGKSLHQVPIACKDAVAILLMFDLTSRCTLNSMIGWYSEARKWNQTAIPIMIGTKFDNFVQLPPDIQRTVVTQARVYAKAMKATLFFSSSTHNINVNKIFKFIMAKLFNLPWTLQRNLTIGEPIIDF, from the exons ATGACTATTCAGAAATTCCACGATTCCACCGGAAAGATGACTCGGTTCTACCGGAAAATCATCCACGTCAACATCCGGTGGAGCATCGTTGAGAAATTCACCGTTCTCCGGCGGTTCTTCCGGATTATCTGGGAGAGAATTCTCGTGTGCTCCGTCAGGATGCCTAATGCTGGATACCGCCGACTCTCCACAACATcaaactcttcttcttcttcttcaatggaGGCTACGGATTCCGGCTTCGGAAACAGCGATGACCACGGCGCTACGACGTCGTCTAGCGGCGGCTACGACAGCGACTCCGATTTAGTCTCCTTGAAGATCAGTATATTGGGCGATTGCGAGATTGGGAAGACTACTTTTGTG ATTAAGTATGTTGGAGAcgaagaagagaagaaaagtTTGCGGATGAAGGGGCTAAATTTAATGGATAAAACACTGCATATTAGAGGTGCAAGGATTGCTTTCAGAATATGGGATGTTGGAG GTGATGGCAAGTCCTTACACCAAGTTCCAATTGCTTGTAAAGATGCTGTAGCTATTCTGCTCATGTTTGATCTTACCAGTAGATGCACTCTAAACAG TATGATTGGCTGGTACAGTGAAGCAAGAAAGTGGAATCAG ACTGCAATTCCAATAATGATTGGGACCAAGTTTGATAATTTTGTCCAACTTCCGCCGGATATCCAAAGGACCGTCGTAACTCAG GCACGGGTATATGCGAAGGCTATGAAAGCGACGCTCTTCTTTTCAAGCTCAACACATAACATCAACGTAAACAAGATCTTCAAGTTTATCATGGCTAAGCTTTTCAACTTGCCTTGGACTCTTCAGAGAAATTTGACAATTGGTGAACCCATTATTGACTTTTAA